A segment of the Lineus longissimus chromosome 11, tnLinLong1.2, whole genome shotgun sequence genome:
TGAGATTAGGAGATTACTGACTctttgtacaatgtacatgcagcatcctTGACAATTTCATTGCAGGGGGGTCACTCCTGATTACATGAGCATCCAAAAATGCAGGCGTGTTTTGGGTCAGCAAAGTCTGACCCAGACCTCAAGCCCCGCAATGTCTCCAGGGGCATGCTCTAAAGGATGTCTGCTACCCACAATGTGCCCCTGATTATCGACTCTCTGTTACTCTGATACCAATAAACAGTCATATTTATCCTAGCTCAATTTGtgggagatacatgtacaacggAACTTCCCtcaacggacacctctctattaaggacaccctctctattagggacaccagttttggtaccaacttggttgcttccattcaatttgatctttctaatcaggacacctttttattaaggacagcacttgtcagtcaccaggatgtccttaattgagaggttctactgtacatgaataCCAAAATAAGGGGTTATAAATGTAACCCTATACCAGCAGTAGAGGGTGAAAGATGTGCCAGCAAAAGGGGGCAGAGATTTGAGACAGCTGTACCCGCTGGAGGGGGTCTATTAAAAACTCTGCGTAAAGTGATGCCCTAATCTTGTAATCGAGTGGCCCTCCGTGGAATTTCTTCATCAGAATCTTGGAGGAAATGAACCTCTACATGGAATCATTTCAAGGACATGAAGGAATATAGCTGACCATCCACCCAGCAGTGGAAAAAAACCAGCAATTTtttagtgaattatatacaggGTAATTTAGTATTGTTTGTACATATACCTGTATGTAAATGTTTAGCGTTATTAATTTATGTGACAAATATACCGTACAGTTATACAGATACTTATATAAGTGGTTGTCATCTTTATTCTGTTTACTGCTGATGTATTCTTGACTTTTACTGATTTGGAGTTAGACAGCTGCCATGTCTGCATATTCTGGGCTTGATTTCGTTGGATTCTTTCGACCAATGATCATTCTGTTGTTACcagttctctaccaataggagccacagaggacttgtagctcggactcgagttctctaccaataggagccacagaggacttgtagctcggactcgagttctctaccaataggagcctcagtggacttgtagctcggactcgagttctctaccaataggagccacagtggacATGTAGCTCGGACtagagttctctaccaataggagccacagtggacttgtagctcggactcgagttctctaccaataggagccacagtggacttgtagctcggactcgagttctctaccaataggagccacagtggacttgtagctcggactcgagttctctaccaataggagccacagtggacttgtagctcggactcgagttctctaccaataggagccacagtggacttgtagctcggactcgagttctctaccaataggagccacagtgaacttgtagctcggactcgagttctctaccaataggagccacagtggacttgtagctcggactcgagttctctaccaataggagccacagtgaacttgtagctcggactagagttctctaccaataggagccacagtgaacttgtagctcggactcgagttctctaccaataggagccacagtgaacttgtagctcggactcgagttctctaccaataggagccacagtggacttgtagctcggactcgagttctctaccaataggagccacagtgaacttgtagctcggactcgagttctctaccaataggagccacagtggacttgtagctcggactcgagttctctaccaataggagccacagtgaacttgtagctcggactagagttctctaccaataggagccacagtggacttgtagctcggactcgagttctctaccaataggagccacagtgaacttgtagctcggactcgagttctctaccaataggagccacagtggacttgtagctcggactcgagttctctaccaataggagccacagtggacttgtagctcggactcgagttctctaccaataggagccacagtggacttgtagctcggactagagttctctaccaataggagccacagtggacttgtagctcggactagagttctctaccaataggagcctCAGTagacttgtagctcggactcgagttctctaccaataggagccacagtggacttgtaactcggactcgagttctctaccaataggagccacagtggacttgtagctcggactcgagttctctaccaataggagccacagtggacttgtagctcggactcgagttctctaccaataggagccacagtggacttgtaactcggactcgagttctctaccaataggagccacagtgaacttgtagctcggactagagttctctaccaataggagccacagtggacttgtaACTCGGACtagagttctctaccaataggagccacagtggacATGTAGCTCGGACtagagttctctaccaataggagccacagtggacttgtagctcggactagagttctctaccaataggagccacagtggacttgtagctcggactcgagttctctaccaataggagccacagtggacttgtagctcggactcgagttctctaccaataggagccacagtgaacttgtagctcggactcgagttctctaccaataggagccacagtggacATGTAGCTCGGACtagagttctctaccaataggagccacagtggacttgtagctcggactcgagttctctaccaataggagccacagtggacttgtagctcggactcgagttctctaccaataggagccacagtggacttgtagctcggactcgagttctctaccaataggagccacagtggacttgtagctcggactcgagttctctaccaataggagccacagtggacATGTAGCTCGGACtagagttctctaccaataggagccacagtggacttgtagctcggactagagttctctaccaataggagccacagtgaacttgtagctcggactcgagttctctaccaataggagccacagtgaACATGTAGCTCGGACtagagttctctaccaataggagccacagaggacttgtagctcggactcgagttctctaccaataggagccacagtggacttgtagctcggactcgagttctctaccaataggagccacagtggacttgtagctcggactcgagttctctaccaataggagccacagtggacttgtagctcggactcgagttctctaccaataggagccacagaggacttgtagctcggactagagttctctaccaataggagccacagtggacttgtagctcggactcgagttctctaccaataggagccacagtgaacttgtagctcggactagagttctctaccaataggagccacagaggacttgtagctcggactagagttctctaccaataggagccacagtggacttgtagctcggactcgagttctctaccaataggagcctcagtggacttgtagctcggactcgagttctctaccaataggagccacagtggacttgtagctcggactcgagttctctaccaataggagccacagtgaacttgtagctcggactagagttctctaccaataggagccacagaggacttgtagctcggactagagttctctaccaataggagccacagtggacttgtagctcggactcgagttctctaccaataggagcctcagtggacttgtagctcggactcgagttctctaccaataggagccacagtggacttgtagctcggactcgagttctctaccaataggagccacagtggacttgtagctcggactcgagttctctaccaataggagccacagtggacttgtaACTCGGACTTGACTGCCAGCAGAGGTCCCTGGTcggaaccccactgccagcagAGGTCCCTGGTCGGAACCCCACTATCAGCTTGAGACACcaagcaggtctctttgtccaaCTTGCCGTACTCTTCCGTATCGGTACTCTGGAGACTGTCGAGTTGTTGAGccgattgagcagctcatcagaaatctactgaaaggtttcaggattgACTGGGAGAGAGACAAGGTTgtgaagatggccaatacccTCTACCGAGCTGGCAGTCCTTGGTTGTCtagggtagaccgaaaatgcagaccAAATATTCCCAAGGCGTCTGAAGAGGAATTTGGTTGTTATTTGAGTACCAGTTATAATACTCAAGTGAtcttgattagacaaccaaggaACAACATGGTTTGAATTGAGCATTTCCCATCAAATTAAAACCACACAGTACTTTGTTGCATCACTAAGAACCACTGCGATTCCAGTACAACCATTGATATCCAGTGACTAAGAccaagaaaaacatattttcaaaaaattggCAGTTTATTGCATGATATTTACAGACAAACGTTCATCCGATGTTATCTCCCTAAGAATCCCACTCTTCGCTTGCTTGGGCCAAGTTTTTCATCGGCTGCCAACACTTCATGAAGCTTTTCATTAAGATGTTGTCCGACACGCTTCCCTGACTGAAAAACAACGTGGAACATTGTTAGAAATGTTATCCCGTTCAACAAATTGGATACACCACAATTGAATAATACACCAAAATTGAATAATACACCACAATTGAATAATACACCACAATTGAATAATACACCACAACTGAATAATACACCACTTTTTTGCAATATGCAATGTGCAACTGACAGTTGCAACTGACGGTTTTTTGCAATGTGCAACTGACGGTCAGTCCTGGTTATAGTATTTCTAACCTGAacatatgtacatttacatgacGTTTGAATACAAGGTAAATGTAAGCACCGCAGAAGTTAAGGTGAGTAGAACTTTTTTTAGTAGCAACTTGTTAAGACTGATGTGTTTCACCTCAAGTATATACACAGGAGTGCACAACTCATTGATAACTAGAACTATAAGAGGTGGCAATTTAGTTTGAACAGATGCTTGAAATGGAAAATGATTCCTGATGCATTCACTGCTTTAACTCTTTTTTTCAGTAGCACACAAGGTGTACCCATAATCCAGCTTTTACGAGTGACGACAGAGTGATGATATGGCCCACAACTATAGTGTTTACGTACCTCCATCATTTCAAGTAGACTCTCGGGGTCCAGACTGCCGCTGCCAGCCTTCTTCAAAGCTGTCACTCTCCCTTTTTCAGTCACACCCATCATTAGCGTTGCTAAGCAACACGCCTCCTCCTCCATGGTGGCATCGACTATCTGGGAATGTCCAATCTGGAAAGGGAAGTGTTAGCATGGTAAATACATTTTCAATTGAGGTAAAGTAGGTTGTCCTGAGATAAAGCGTAACATGAAGAGTCCTCGCATCTcggcaaaattcaaaataacaataaatatgCTGAATGACTGACTGACTCAACTTTCAAGCGCAATGGAGACTGAAAGTCCCAAACGACCTTGAATCCTTGACCTATAAGTACACCTGAATGCAGGTCACTAATGAAAGGGGACTTTACCTTGCTAATTGTGACAACACAGGGAGAATTTTGAACATCCAGCCTCTTGCAGTCGTATGGGTCGTCAGAAATCTCTAACTCGGTTTCATTTCCTTCTCCCCGACTCACAGTCACTGTTGGAATTCTGTCAAAAGCAATAGATATAGACAttctcttgcaaacagggtctACAACATGACTCCTTCTTACGCATGTTTCGTAAGGAAGTAAGTATGTTTCGAGTGAAATGGCTTGAGAGGTCAGGACGGTTCAAGGATGGAGTCACATTTGTTCTTGATTCTACTGTGACAGTGTGCGCACTGCACTCGGGGAGCTGGGGAGCTTAATCCCCAGGGtcctcctcctccaaggcaAAATGAGCCATTTTGCACATTGATATTTATGGAAAACCCTATTATACTGACACTTACTTTGTGTTGAAAATTGCAGCTTTGACTGCGATGGAAGACGCATCGAAGAGGTTTCCACCACATTCCAAAAGCTGTAAGCAAAATCGAACGACATGAAGAATTCATACCCGTTTGTGTCTATGTCTATCAATGACACTTGTGGGAAAATAAACTTTAAGTAAATTACACTTGTGATTCACATTTATGGGTTTGGTGATAAAAATACAGATATAGGGTACATTCAGTTCTGTTATCAATCATCATGGCAAAAACTCGATACTTAAATCAAAGTAAGTTTGAAGTAATGACTTTACGATCATGATCAATGTTGAAAGTTAATGAGCAATGCAATAAACCAGTTAAAGGGGCAACTTGGGCAAGGATTTTTGGACATACCCAGTAGCTTGCAAATTTCGGGTAAACCTATAGTTACATATTATTCAAGCGCTGCTGTTCATTGTGATTGAGTGTTTATTTAATGATCTTGTTCAGAGAAGAAATGGCCCGGCTGAAAATCCAACGTCTGCCATGCCAaatttgtccctttaaagggtaactcgtgtcaaatttcaccatgtaatgttttagctgtttttgacaaatgactacgtcactttctcataaatcggtaaagttttcgaatcgaaatgcacattttctagaaattgatggtttaatcccgcctggacggctcgcttcgatgccgtcgAAATTgtgctacgccgacgacgttttcgttgatgacgtcacaacatgaacattttcgcggtcgcggtggtttacattcagcgattttataataaatctaatcaaaaatggaaaatttgagctttacatttgtgatcaacaattaaaaacggacgtatttccgcaaagttgtaaatcacatcatagtatcactttaagactTTGACTTACCACCACATCAATATAGAGCACCCAGCACTGTTCCCCGGGTATAATACACAGAGATTTCAGATCGAGAACATCAGAACTCTCATAAGCTCGCATTAGTACACTGGTGATTTCAGTGGCCAGCGTCTCACCACCACGACCCTCAAATTCTGGTGTGGCATTCGCTGAACTGAAAGTCAAATGCAGAAATGGTGAAAATATTTCACAGTTCCCAGAACAGGACAGAAGGACTTTACAGTGGTTGTTGCTTACTGGTAGTGCTACAATTTAGTACAAATACAAAGTTCTTTATCCTGTAGTTAAGTGGCCTGGAGTACATAGGTGCTACAATTTAGTACAAATACAAAGTTCTTTATCCTGTAGTTAAGTGGCCTGGAGTACATAGGTGTACTGCTGGAGTGCAGTCATAAAACGACTAAAAGTATTCATGTCTAAATGTCCGGCTATCTCTGGATCTCTATCAAGGCATTGTATAAGAATTTTTTTAGGATAAATAAGTTTCATTTTAGAGTGACAACGTCACAAGTGCAAGTCAATTTATGTTAAATTTGTGATGTCTTCAGCTGATGCAGTTGTCATTATACTTGCACAGGCCTTGAAAATTTACACAATTGGCTGCTCCATCCGTATTTCATTTACTTGGGGTGAAAAACAAACTGCTCAGTATATATCCAACTCACCAATCAAGAAAGAATTCCAGTTTGCCCTCATGTGGTCTTTCTGGAGATGGCACACCAATGTCTGCCTTGATACCCACAAGGATGTCTGTGTTCAACTGAAATGAATATGGTCCCTTTTAATTATTTAAGATACAATTTATTCAAGAATTAGTTACCTGGATTAATAACTGCTACGTTATATACCTGTGGGAACATTGTCTCAAATAAATGGCTAAATTTTATCACATCAAAGGGAGAGCACCAGACTGACCAGTATTTACATGGGATCCTGTCGCTTACCAGTTTTAATCTAGCAGATCCATTTGTGTTTGAAACAACATCTGTCTCCAATTCCATACATCTGTAATCTTCACATCCTCTACCATCCAATCTCAAATTGTCCTGGAAATAAAAAGAAAGTTGAGGTGCATGAATTAGAGGGACGTCtggggcgtgggatttaccctGGTAAAAATGGTGCCCTTCAGATGCATTGTAGTGGTCAGAAGAAAGCACTCAATCAGAGCGTCACAATCAACCGATTCTTGGAATTTCAACATTGTAGTGAATAGTAATCACTATCCAGACTCGACAGAGACATGCATACCATAGGCCTATTCTCATTGCTTGTTTGGCTATGCATGGCCTATGCCTATTAATAGTATTAGGCCTATGGGCCAAGTGAAATTATCCTGCCGACGAGATGGTACAACAAATGCACAGGAATGTCGAGTAATAGGCACAGTGgattttattgctttttctcagggttttgtatttGACGCAGGAGagaaaaaccctgaatctcaggatggcatcagtaatgtacactcaCTGTGTATATAatgtatcatacatgtatgtagagtaGGGTGTCTAAAAGAGCCTCTGCTATGATTCTGCTGGATAATTTTCTATGCGAATGTCTGGGCATAATGGTCAATATGATGACCGCCGAATATAGAGTATAACAAACCTGAATTCCGTGTAAAATAAAGGCCCTTTCTGCATGACCCAAACTCGCACTAGCCATGATTTTGGATCCTGATGCGTAATACGTCATCAAGTTCAGTGTAGTCTGGCAGGCATGCAGGACGAAGGTTGTCGTTCTGTTTTGCTGTTGATTGGTTGATGTTTATGTTGTGTATGAGTGGTCCGGGGCTCATTGTGACATTGCAATAGTAGACCCGTTTATAAAGGCAATAAGGCAAACATAAAATTGATAATTAGTTTGACTGATTCACTATGTAAGTAGCAACTTGAGTCTTGATTGTGACAATATTAAAATTCGGTATTGGCGATGCATACAAAATGTACGCAAGATACACACAAATGTGGTAGGCCACACACATCCAATCCATGAATATTGAATATGTGCAGTCCGTACTGTCACACCCACAtcagtaaattgcttgaataagcttgtgtatttttacttttatggattggtaaacaaacgttgcctgtgaaaagggtcgtttcaaaatggcagaagtttattttcgcagggtgtCGATAAGTCCATTcattgccagatacgccggtagtGTGGCAGTAGTAGTACCACCTACCTAGGAACGGCAGAACAATCTACCTTTACATAGGTTTTTACGGCCAATGACGCCAGACcatgcctctcgagccattgtctaATAACCAATAACTAATAACCAGGTGATTGGACACAGGGGGGCACAGTTGCCAGTTGGAGAGAGAGGGACCATACACCAGATCACTTCCTCCTGACTCTGCCTCCTCATCCTAATATAGTTGTGAGGACTGTCAAGGGGTGGCGTCATGATTTTGGCAATACGTTGTGAAATAGCACTTGCTACAAAAATAACTTCTTTGTTTTGCAGGGAGGAAGTAAATGTTGGTGGGACAATTGTCCGGATACCAAAGTCGCGGAAGAAGCCAGTACGAGAGATTATTGATGATGGTATTGACTGTACGCCTTGTTGTAGAAAAATAGGACTTGCTGATTGGCCTCGCTGTGAACAGTTATGGTTTGTCAAGGATATATGTGGTGTGATCTGTGCCATTTTCACCTGGGGTCTGGTCCTCTTTGCTGAATTCGTGGTGACTTTTGTGATGCTGATTCCAACACATTACCTCCATCCTGTATATTCTTCAGTTAATGCTGTGATTTTccaattctttaccgtcatggCAGTGATGTCTCATCTAAAGGCTATGTTCTCTGATCCGGTAAGTTATTATGCAAGTTTTTAATGGGGTTTTTAATCACGTTGGGCAGTTTTTGGACAACATTGGACAGCAATTCTGATCACAATGTAAGCACATCTGTAACTGTCATTCCATATGCACagataaaatggaaaaattgccATTCATAGTCTGACGTCAACATGGCTGAGGGGTATCCACTTCATAATAGTAATcggtgttctccacagggttttcttaaggtagggtgatacccttgatttgcatgacatttaccagtgtgcaacacaaggtagggtggccagaaATTTTCAGGTCGGGTGGCCCAaaaggaaccctctacaaagttctagagcaaggtagggttaCGGGtagctcttccaaggtagggtgttaagctgccaaggtagggtgggccaccctgacaaatggccttgtggagaacactgagtaATTGTTGTTATCAGCGGCTTTATAACTACCAGGGTCAGGTAGTTGGAAATCCTTGACGTGTCgctacatgtacagtctagctcatattgatATTGACGCCTACCTCATATGTTATCTTGCTTACTAATCCACCTTTAAGCATATTGTTGGAGATTTTGTTTTCTTATGATACATTTTTGCAGGATTGCGATTGCATAACCCCTGCCTTGAGTTCCTGAAATAAATGTACTTGTcatgaaatgcaaaattgaaacgGCGTGAATGAAACGATAGCGGTTTGCAGTACCTAATATTGCGGTCATTGTCTTTGTTTCAGGGAGCCGTTCCTCGTGGGAATGCTACAAGAGAAAACATCATGCGCATGGGATTCAAGGAAGGCCAAGTCGTATACAAATGTCCAAAATGCTGCAGTATTAAGCCTGCTCGGGCTCACCACTGTAGGTAAGTGACTGCAGAATTTTCATCCTTGTTTGGTATAAAGTGGACATCTTAGAACTATTGGCTCTGAAGTGTCTCTGAAATGTAGAGAAATCAGGAACCTCAGTTCAGTTGGTGGAGTAGTAGAACGGCAGTCAAGACAACTTGAATTTCTGTACCGGTACTTCATCTTTCGGTTAAATCAATGTTGATAAAGattgataataataatcaaTGGTAACCATGACTATCAATACATTTGATAACATTACAGTCAAGATTGTACGAGGAGATACAATGACATGTCAAGCAGTTTGGTTGGCTTGTAAATTGTATGTACTAACTTATGAGAGATTTGGATCTCTGCAGTCAGGGTATCCAAACTTAGATAATCTCATTCAGTGCAAGCCCATTTGCTCTCCTTTCAGCGTGTGTCGTCGTTGTATTAGGAAGATGGACCACCACTGCCCATGGGTGAACAACTGTGTGGGCGAGAACAACCAAAAATTTTTTGTACTTTTTACTGTAAGTAGAGACTTGAGAGAAGACTGGTGCTTTGTTTCATAAGGAAGTTTATGGCCCATAGATCTATGTGGCCCGAAACCCCAGCCCTCTTTCAGCTTGTTTTTCTCAAGCCTGCAACATTAAAATGACCTGAATACCATCTTCAGGGAACAGTAGGGGTCCTGAAGAGTGAAAATAGGAAAAGTGTGTTTACGCACTTATGGCTCCTTCTATTGGTATCCTAGGTGCTGAGCGTGTCATCCATGGACATTTCACCGCAATCCTTGGCAATTTTCAAGTCAATCCATTcgattcattgaaaaattatgaAACAAATGAAGAAGAACAAAATACGCTGCAAAAGATTTAGAGATTTGACCACACTTCTTCAGTTGCAACTTGTCATTTTCTACTGGTGAGTTGTGAATCTGTTTCACCATTTCGTCATGATTTATCACTGTGGcatattatttttctttttctacttTTCAGCTCTACATTTGTTTGATCTCATTTCACGCGCTATACATGGCCATCAGTCACTTTGTCATGTGTGTAGGCAGTGATTGGAAAGGTAGGAATACCCGACATAAGGCTGTCTCTTTCATAATATGTCGGTTTGCTTTGGGTTTCAGACAAATAAGTCAGTCGGAAAATACTTCCACTTTGAGGCAAACCATCATACTTTTCAAAGCTACTTTATATTTAGTGTTCTCGATGTGCTGTTTTTCCATGTTTCATGTGATCAATAACGCCAGGGATTTCATTAAAGGTGTTGTGAAATTCATACGGAATCGTTTCAAATCGCATCGAGTGCAAACATGCGCTTGTCCAATATGCATTGATGATCCAGTGTGTTTGAGACAGAGTGAGGCGATATTTGAAACAAGAAAGAAAATGACCCTCTGATCCTCtcaatcaaatatttttgttaAGTCTGTGGCATATTACTTTTGCAACAGTCCCTTTCAATGTtaccaggcctttcaattacgtggtgacctctacaccctgtatttttttagcctattttggggacatgtttttttgctttttagcttaatttggggacatttcatcaggccaatttgcctgaacagcgatgtcataattcaaagttagtgactgttatcaccacatacacctgaaaaatcataattttttgggtaaagctataaaattaggccatttggatgagatttggttatgttaggggtcaaaaaacgcttcaggggtcatattatttatcattaaaaaaaaaaaagaaaaaaaaggcctaatttggggacatcctgtatggcgtacaccgttatacggtgtaggaatcatgtaattgagaggcctggttACGTGATATTCGATATCCGACGTGATGTTCTCTTTCGATTGCAGACTGTACTCGATACTCGCCAGCAGCCACCACCGTTTTATTGATCTTCCTCATCTTCGAATCGCTTCTCTTTGGAATCTTCACAGCTGTCATGTTCGGCACTCAACTCTCTGCCATTTGTAACGATGAAACGGTAAGTTCAGCAACTTCACAGCTGTCATGTTCGGCACTCAACTCTCTGCCATTTGTAACGATGAAACGGTAAGTTCAGCATCTTCACAGCTGTCATGTTTGGGACTCAACTCTCTGCCATTTGTAACGATGAAACGGTAAGTTCAGCATCTTCACAGCTGTCATGTTTGGGACTCAACTCTCTGCCATTTGTAACGATGAAACGGTAAGTTCAGCATCTTCACAGCTGTCATGTTCGGCACTCAACTCTCTGCCATTTGTAACGATGAAACGGTAAGTTCAGCATCTTCACAGCTGTCATGTTCGGCACTCAACTCTCTGCCATTTGTAACGATGAAACGGTAAGTTCAGCATCTTCACAGCTGTCATGTTTGGCACTCAACTCTCTGCCATTTGTAACGATGAAACGGTAAGTTCAGCATCTTCACAGCTGTAATGTTCGGCACTCAACTCTCTGCCATTTGTAACGATGAAACCGTAAGTTCAGCATCTTCACAGCTGTCATGTTCGGCACTCAACTCTCTGCCATTTGTAACGATGAAACGGTAAGTTCAGCATCTTCACAGCTGTCATGTTCGGCACTCAACTCTCTGCCATTTGTAACGATGAAACGGTAAGTTCAGCATCTTCACAGCTGTCATGTTCGGCACTCAACTCTCTGCCATTTGTAATGATGAAACGGTAAGTTCAGCATCTTCACAGCTGTCATGTTCGGCATTCAACTCTCTGCCATTTGTAATGATGAAACGGTAAGTTCAGCATCTTCGTCTCAAGTCTGCCcgtaaggccgaagttacatagacctcattcgttcatttaccacgagtcactttccgggtttttctttcatgcttcggtgaatgcacggccttgtggcgtgcattcacaggggaaagaaagcaaaaggggaaaatgagtcctgggaaatgaacgaatgaggtctactGAACCGAACTGAACTTCGACCTACTGAATGTTATTTTGATGTTTCATGTCATTTTTATGTTGAAGACTTAAGAAAAACAAGCTGGAAGAGGGCTGGGGTTTTGGGCCTCATAGATCAATGTGGTTTGGCCAGTCTGCCCGTTACTGAAGTAGTGCAAAT
Coding sequences within it:
- the LOC135495451 gene encoding palmitoyltransferase ZDHHC3-like, producing the protein MEEVNVGGTIVRIPKSRKKPVREIIDDGIDCTPCCRKIGLADWPRCEQLWFVKDICGVICAIFTWGLVLFAEFVVTFVMLIPTHYLHPVYSSVNAVIFQFFTVMAVMSHLKAMFSDPGAVPRGNATRENIMRMGFKEGQVVYKCPKCCSIKPARAHHCSVCRRCIRKMDHHCPWVNNCVGENNQKFFVLFTLYICLISFHALYMAISHFVMCVGSDWKDCTRYSPAATTVLLIFLIFESLLFGIFTAVMFGTQLSAICNDETGIEQLKSNQEKQWEKHSNWNSLKEVFGHRFDYRWFSPFHPPRIQPTDEELNYFYTV
- the LOC135495452 gene encoding exosome complex component RRP42-like, which translates into the protein MASASLGHAERAFILHGIQDNLRLDGRGCEDYRCMELETDVVSNTNGSARLKLLNTDILVGIKADIGVPSPERPHEGKLEFFLDCSANATPEFEGRGGETLATEITSVLMRAYESSDVLDLKSLCIIPGEQCWVLYIDVVLLECGGNLFDASSIAVKAAIFNTKIPTVTVSRGEGNETELEISDDPYDCKRLDVQNSPCVVTISKIGHSQIVDATMEEEACCLATLMMGVTEKGRVTALKKAGSGSLDPESLLEMMESGKRVGQHLNEKLHEVLAADEKLGPSKRRVGFLGR